One window of Sphingomonas paeninsulae genomic DNA carries:
- a CDS encoding RidA family protein, translated as MARNNTIFQLRGETSFSQAIDTGDLIFVSGTVSWDDSFKTLGVDDYKAQVGNIYSDLERTASHFGLDAAAVVKETIFTRDMDAFVAVNAVRAAFYEGCVAPASTWIGVSAFARADLLVEIEIVLAR; from the coding sequence ATGGCTCGTAATAACACCATCTTCCAGTTGCGCGGTGAAACGTCCTTTTCGCAGGCCATCGATACCGGAGACCTAATTTTCGTATCCGGCACCGTGAGCTGGGACGACAGTTTCAAAACCTTGGGAGTCGACGATTACAAAGCCCAAGTCGGCAATATTTATTCCGATTTGGAGCGGACTGCCAGCCATTTCGGGCTGGATGCAGCAGCAGTCGTAAAGGAAACAATCTTCACGCGTGACATGGATGCCTTTGTTGCGGTCAACGCGGTCCGGGCAGCTTTTTATGAAGGATGCGTGGCCCCCGCATCAACCTGGATCGGTGTTTCGGCCTTTGCGCGAGCGGACTTGCTCGTTGAAATCGAAATCGTCCTAGCCCGCTAA
- a CDS encoding thiamine pyrophosphate-dependent enzyme, which yields MAEGRAGLHVPEPVSRPGFEWDFSSVPIPAAGLVDRPPTNVAADEIRDFPFKLIRVLDDDGRAVGSWNPDLAVETLIEGLRAMMLTRAYDSRMVRMQRQGKTSFYMKSTGEEAVAVAAAMALERGDMCFPTYRQQGLLIARNWPLVDMMNQVYSNSGDRLKGRQMPVFYSSREAGFFSISGNLGTQYVQAVGWAMASASDGDRRIAAAWIGEGATAEGDFHYALTFASIYQAPVILNIVNNQWAISSFSGVAGGERTTFAARGLGYGIPALRVDGNDFLAVFAVTSWAAERARRGGGPTVIEHFTYRAEGHSTSDDPGKYRPRDEAAGWPLGDPISRLKAHLINGGQWSEVEHLAMQKAAEATVREADKEAESYGTLTGGGRPDPSTMFDDVYKEMPENLRAQRAQAML from the coding sequence GTGGCTGAGGGGCGGGCGGGGCTGCACGTTCCCGAGCCAGTTTCACGGCCTGGTTTTGAGTGGGACTTTTCGAGTGTCCCAATTCCGGCGGCCGGACTCGTGGATCGTCCGCCAACCAATGTCGCTGCCGATGAAATTCGTGATTTTCCATTCAAGCTCATTCGGGTTCTTGACGATGACGGACGGGCAGTCGGGTCATGGAACCCGGACTTGGCTGTCGAGACATTGATTGAAGGACTGCGGGCGATGATGCTGACGCGTGCATACGACAGCCGGATGGTGCGCATGCAGCGTCAGGGCAAAACGAGCTTCTACATGAAATCAACTGGGGAGGAGGCTGTCGCCGTGGCCGCCGCAATGGCGCTTGAACGCGGTGATATGTGTTTTCCAACCTATCGCCAGCAAGGGCTGCTTATCGCGCGCAACTGGCCGCTCGTCGACATGATGAACCAAGTCTATTCGAACAGTGGAGATCGGCTGAAAGGGCGGCAGATGCCGGTTTTTTATTCCAGCCGAGAGGCTGGTTTCTTTTCAATTTCGGGAAATCTCGGAACGCAATATGTTCAGGCAGTCGGCTGGGCGATGGCATCTGCTTCGGATGGCGACCGTCGCATCGCGGCGGCCTGGATTGGTGAGGGTGCCACGGCCGAGGGCGATTTTCACTACGCACTGACGTTTGCCAGCATTTACCAGGCACCTGTCATTCTAAACATTGTCAATAATCAGTGGGCTATCTCATCTTTTTCAGGCGTGGCTGGGGGCGAGCGCACAACCTTTGCCGCGCGCGGACTGGGGTATGGAATTCCCGCGCTTCGCGTCGATGGCAATGATTTTCTTGCGGTCTTCGCAGTAACATCCTGGGCAGCCGAGCGGGCGCGACGTGGCGGCGGCCCGACGGTTATTGAACACTTTACCTATCGTGCAGAAGGGCACTCGACGTCCGATGACCCAGGCAAGTACAGGCCGCGCGATGAGGCCGCAGGATGGCCACTGGGTGATCCGATCAGTCGGCTCAAAGCGCATCTTATCAATGGCGGGCAATGGTCCGAAGTCGAGCACCTTGCGATGCAGAAAGCGGCCGAGGCAACCGTCCGCGAGGCCGACAAGGAAGCCGAAAGTTACGGTACGTTAACGGGGGGCGGCCGCCCCGATCCCTCAACGATGTTTGATGATGTTTACAAGGAAATGCCTGAAAACCTCCGCGCGCAACGCGCACAGGCAATGCTGTGA
- a CDS encoding dihydrolipoamide acetyltransferase family protein has translation MARFTFRLPDIGEGIAEAEIVAWHVKVGDRVEEDAGLADMMTDKATVEMESPVSGVVVEVAGEVGDLIPIGSALVVIEVDDDGSEAPVEDPVNAETSQPVAVVEVPKAEAVVQPAAVAVATEAAPIEVPVAPRATEHDAVLASPAVRARAKDLGVDLAQVKAREGGRIRHSDLDAYLSYTQGYRAGNAAPRADQPIKIIGMRRRIAENMAASKRHIPHFTYVDEFDVTALEAMRGDLNANRGNRPKLTMLPLLIVAICKAIPEFPMINARYDDEAGVVTRYGAVHLGMATQTDAGLMVPVIGNAESMNVWQLAAEIVRLAEAARLGKAKSEELSGSTLTVTSLGPLGGIVTTPVINRPEVAIVGPNKIVERPVMRDGEIAIAKLMNLSISCDHRVVDGWDAASFVQAVRKFVETPVLLFGD, from the coding sequence ATGGCGCGTTTTACATTCCGTTTGCCCGATATTGGCGAAGGCATAGCCGAGGCAGAGATCGTTGCATGGCACGTGAAGGTCGGCGACCGCGTCGAGGAAGATGCCGGGCTTGCCGATATGATGACGGACAAGGCGACGGTCGAGATGGAGTCACCGGTTTCGGGTGTGGTCGTCGAGGTTGCGGGCGAAGTGGGCGACCTGATCCCGATCGGCTCGGCACTGGTGGTGATCGAGGTCGATGATGATGGCAGCGAGGCGCCGGTTGAAGATCCGGTCAATGCCGAGACCTCGCAACCGGTCGCTGTCGTTGAGGTGCCAAAAGCCGAAGCCGTAGTCCAACCCGCAGCCGTTGCCGTCGCAACGGAGGCGGCCCCCATCGAGGTTCCGGTTGCTCCCCGTGCCACCGAACATGATGCGGTGCTGGCCTCGCCTGCCGTTCGCGCGCGGGCAAAAGACCTTGGCGTCGATCTGGCTCAGGTAAAGGCTCGTGAAGGCGGTCGGATCAGGCACAGCGATCTCGACGCTTATCTGAGTTATACTCAGGGCTATCGCGCCGGTAACGCCGCGCCACGTGCCGATCAGCCGATCAAGATCATCGGTATGCGCCGCCGCATTGCGGAGAACATGGCCGCGTCAAAACGCCATATCCCTCACTTCACCTATGTCGACGAATTCGATGTGACCGCACTGGAAGCAATGCGCGGTGATCTGAATGCCAATCGCGGGAACCGGCCAAAATTGACGATGCTGCCCCTGCTGATCGTTGCGATCTGCAAGGCGATCCCCGAATTTCCGATGATCAACGCACGTTATGATGACGAGGCGGGTGTCGTGACGCGCTACGGCGCTGTCCATCTCGGCATGGCGACGCAGACCGATGCGGGACTAATGGTTCCGGTTATCGGAAATGCAGAGAGCATGAACGTCTGGCAACTGGCAGCAGAGATTGTTCGGCTGGCCGAAGCCGCGCGTTTGGGCAAGGCAAAGTCGGAGGAACTTTCCGGCTCGACGCTGACCGTGACTTCGCTCGGCCCACTTGGCGGCATCGTAACCACTCCGGTCATCAACCGGCCCGAAGTCGCTATCGTGGGCCCCAACAAGATCGTTGAGCGCCCCGTCATGCGCGACGGCGAAATCGCCATTGCCAAGCTGATGAACCTTTCGATCAGTTGCGACCACCGTGTCGTCGATGGCTGGGATGCCGCAAGCTTCGTCCAGGCTGTCCGCAAATTCGTCGAAACACCTGTTTTGCTGTTCGGGGACTAG
- the dld gene encoding D-lactate dehydrogenase, whose amino-acid sequence MTPIDFDVIPSTRSTVHDGVIHVIRRIVGRRHVLIGDARTRRYRTGFRSGGGPVLAVIRPGSLVEQWQVAQHCAAADFIMIIQSANTGLTGGSTPDGDNYDRPIVIINTLRINGIHPIRDGRQVVCLPGATLDRLEQVLKPFHREPHSVIGSSCLGASVIGGVCNNSGGALVHRGPAYTELALYARLDPDGRLRLINHLGIALGDDPEEILWRLDRREYGNLDLLADERAASDPDYEHYVRDIDANIPARFNADPRRLFEVSGSAGRLIVFAVRLDTFPAQDERKLFYIGTDDPAVLTDLRRKMLAECAILPVSAEYLHRDMFDIAVRYGKDSFLVIEWLGTRFLPALFALKSRIDSALGRMKLRAANPSDRILQALVRHLPAHLPQRVFSFGKRYEHTLLLDQAGAGIEETRRVLQNYFGARGGDYFECTPIERRKAQLHRFVAAGAAIRFRAIHHETVEDIVAIDVALPRNTTSWFETLPPDVDGALLHKLYYGHFFCQVLHQDYIVRKGHDCAWVKAQICASLDQRGGEYPAEHNVGHVYRAKPALREFYQELDPRNALNPGIGQTSRERHWQSSQRDSR is encoded by the coding sequence ATGACTCCTATCGATTTTGACGTAATCCCATCGACCAGATCAACGGTCCACGATGGGGTCATCCATGTCATCCGAAGAATTGTCGGACGTAGGCATGTCTTGATCGGCGATGCTCGGACTCGTCGCTATCGTACAGGATTTCGATCTGGCGGTGGTCCGGTACTGGCGGTAATTCGCCCAGGTAGTCTGGTAGAACAATGGCAGGTCGCACAGCATTGCGCCGCTGCAGACTTCATCATGATCATACAGTCAGCCAATACCGGGCTTACCGGAGGGTCGACACCCGACGGAGATAATTATGATCGCCCTATCGTTATCATCAATACCCTTCGAATAAACGGGATCCATCCAATCAGAGATGGTCGGCAAGTGGTTTGCTTGCCGGGCGCCACCCTTGACCGGCTCGAACAGGTTCTCAAACCGTTCCACCGGGAACCTCATTCCGTCATCGGCTCCTCATGCCTCGGTGCTTCGGTTATTGGGGGCGTTTGCAATAATTCCGGCGGTGCGCTGGTCCATCGTGGTCCAGCCTATACAGAATTGGCGCTATATGCGCGGCTGGACCCTGACGGTCGGCTTCGGCTCATCAATCATCTAGGCATTGCTCTCGGGGATGACCCAGAAGAGATATTATGGCGCCTTGATCGGCGTGAATATGGCAATTTAGACTTGCTGGCGGACGAACGAGCCGCGTCCGATCCAGACTATGAGCATTATGTGCGCGATATCGATGCGAACATACCGGCACGCTTCAATGCTGACCCTCGTCGCTTATTCGAAGTATCCGGGAGCGCCGGGCGACTGATCGTGTTTGCGGTGCGGCTCGATACCTTCCCGGCCCAGGACGAGCGCAAATTATTCTATATAGGAACCGACGATCCGGCGGTTTTGACAGACTTACGCCGAAAGATGCTGGCCGAATGCGCGATATTACCGGTTTCGGCGGAATATCTCCATCGCGATATGTTCGATATCGCCGTGCGCTATGGCAAGGACAGCTTTCTCGTCATCGAATGGCTAGGCACTCGTTTTCTGCCGGCGTTATTCGCACTTAAAAGCCGTATCGACTCTGCTCTAGGTCGGATGAAACTGCGTGCTGCCAATCCGTCAGATCGAATTTTGCAAGCACTCGTGCGGCACTTACCTGCGCATCTCCCACAGCGAGTCTTCTCTTTCGGTAAGCGTTACGAACATACGCTGCTCCTTGATCAAGCGGGGGCAGGAATAGAGGAGACACGCCGGGTTTTGCAGAATTATTTTGGCGCTCGGGGTGGTGATTATTTTGAATGCACGCCCATTGAGCGTCGCAAGGCGCAACTCCATCGTTTTGTAGCGGCGGGTGCCGCCATTCGTTTTCGCGCCATTCACCATGAGACGGTCGAAGATATCGTCGCCATCGATGTGGCTCTTCCCCGTAATACGACAAGTTGGTTCGAAACCCTTCCGCCGGACGTTGATGGCGCCTTGCTGCACAAGCTCTATTATGGGCATTTCTTCTGCCAGGTCCTTCACCAGGACTATATCGTGCGAAAGGGTCACGACTGCGCTTGGGTAAAAGCCCAGATATGTGCATCGCTTGATCAGCGCGGAGGTGAATACCCTGCCGAACACAATGTTGGCCATGTATACCGCGCCAAGCCGGCTTTACGTGAATTCTATCAGGAGCTTGATCCACGCAACGCTCTGAATCCGGGTATTGGACAGACATCTAGAGAGCGACATTGGCAGTCGTCCCAAAGAGATTCTCGATAA
- the gloA gene encoding lactoylglutathione lyase, with protein MSAQLSSNRFLHTMCRVEDLDRSLVFYCDGLGMTVNRRLDFQEARFSLIYLGYIDDNIGTVLELTWNWDDSEKYTHGSGYGHIGIGVDDLEATCARIRQVGGAVVREPGEMMNSGIEIAFITDPDGYQIELIKNPFPKPWMEGTTTL; from the coding sequence ATGAGCGCGCAATTGTCTTCCAATCGTTTCCTCCACACAATGTGTCGTGTGGAGGATCTCGACCGTTCGCTGGTCTTTTATTGCGACGGTCTTGGCATGACTGTAAATCGTAGGTTGGATTTCCAAGAAGCGCGATTTTCGCTTATCTATCTAGGCTATATAGACGACAATATCGGAACCGTTTTGGAATTGACCTGGAACTGGGACGATTCTGAAAAATACACGCATGGCAGTGGCTATGGGCATATTGGCATTGGTGTGGATGATCTTGAGGCAACCTGCGCACGGATTCGACAGGTTGGCGGTGCTGTCGTGCGCGAGCCAGGAGAAATGATGAACAGCGGAATTGAGATTGCGTTCATCACTGACCCGGACGGTTACCAAATAGAACTAATAAAGAACCCGTTCCCCAAGCCGTGGATGGAGGGAACAACAACGCTGTAA
- a CDS encoding aromatic ring-hydroxylating dioxygenase subunit alpha, whose product MNAWYVGATAVEVVAIPLARTLLNIPVVFFRGDDGEPAALIDICPHRAVPLHMGSVVGDRLRCIYHGLEFDRKGVCRVNPHIADGRPDGLRVQTFPIVQRYGLIWIWLGDPDIADSAIIPDYPVFEAPERFTTGMGYTWVAADYRLMVDNLFDLSHAEYLHPGSVGVPGASKVSVTRVERTPDRVTIYYNIPDVPPPVVWHAAWTKSERIDQYSSMDWRGGGSCYLDLTVTAIGSPRSEGWSLPFAHLLTPETENSTHYFWLFARDFNLDDDALTHAIAEVGERAFNDEDRPVLEAAQRSMERSSAKLRNITVGDSASAAIRRRIDKQAFDTVETAKAVQ is encoded by the coding sequence TTGAACGCCTGGTATGTGGGAGCGACTGCTGTCGAAGTGGTCGCCATCCCGCTGGCCAGGACTCTCCTGAATATCCCCGTCGTCTTCTTTCGAGGAGACGACGGGGAACCGGCGGCTTTGATCGACATTTGCCCCCACCGGGCGGTTCCGTTGCATATGGGCAGCGTGGTTGGGGACCGGCTGCGCTGCATTTATCATGGCCTTGAATTCGATCGAAAGGGTGTTTGCCGGGTCAATCCCCATATTGCCGATGGTCGACCGGACGGATTGCGCGTGCAAACCTTTCCCATCGTGCAACGCTATGGGTTGATTTGGATATGGCTGGGAGATCCGGATATTGCAGACTCTGCCATCATTCCCGATTATCCGGTTTTCGAGGCTCCCGAGCGCTTTACAACCGGGATGGGCTATACTTGGGTAGCGGCCGATTATCGACTAATGGTGGATAATCTGTTCGACCTGTCGCACGCAGAGTATCTACATCCCGGTAGTGTCGGAGTGCCCGGTGCGAGCAAAGTGTCAGTCACCCGCGTTGAGCGTACCCCAGACCGGGTAACCATCTATTACAATATCCCAGATGTGCCGCCCCCTGTGGTCTGGCATGCGGCTTGGACCAAGTCGGAACGGATCGACCAATATTCCTCAATGGACTGGCGCGGAGGTGGAAGTTGCTATCTAGACCTTACGGTTACAGCAATAGGGTCTCCCCGATCTGAGGGCTGGAGCCTGCCATTTGCCCATCTTCTGACGCCGGAAACAGAGAATAGCACCCATTATTTTTGGCTATTTGCGCGTGATTTCAACCTTGATGACGATGCCCTAACTCATGCCATTGCCGAAGTGGGCGAGAGGGCATTTAATGACGAGGATCGTCCTGTGCTCGAAGCGGCGCAACGATCGATGGAGCGGAGCAGTGCGAAGCTTCGTAATATAACCGTCGGGGATAGCGCGTCCGCAGCGATCCGCCGTCGTATCGATAAGCAGGCATTCGATACGGTCGAAACGGCAAAAGCTGTCCAATAG
- a CDS encoding TonB-dependent receptor, with amino-acid sequence MSNDIVVTAQKRRQSINDIGLSITAIGSEALKDRGISDTSDLVKVVSGFTFTPTISGPPVYTLRGVGFYESSLAVAPAVTVYVDEAPLAFPIMTQVSVLDVERVEVLKGPQGTLYGENSTGGAINYILARPTGEFAAGGTASYGHLSPLDLAGYVSGPISDTLRARLSFRAIEGGEWQKSYTRDASLGATRQLSARLLLDWTPTDRLKMSFNFNGWRDNSDFAANQLQAVTCSLPSNCYLNGYPTAPKNARAADWSPEWPMRMHDRFFQTVVRADYEISPEITLTSLTGYQNLKTLKYSDSDATDIQNLDTRTSGKIESFNEELRLSGKTGPVNWVGGGYYAHAKIFDEFYYATRFLSSALVIPGIPAFTSTETPTDTRLNTYALFGNADVKLSPNLSVIAGARYTWSRRAFDGCTRDIDGALAADVNFLQQLFTGQLARPAVKGGCIVLDDNFLPTNVVEQLNQNSLSWRLGLNQKFESGVLLYTSVSKGYKAGSIPAVSSTSVIQFRPVPQESLLAYEVGVKAPLLDRALQVNASAFYYNYKDKQLRGRILDPFFGLLETLVSIPKSRVWGLEGEIIARPMQGLTLSGSVTYLNTRVQRFSGVDINRDVVNFAGAQFPYSPKWQSVGDAQYVWAIGGIKQAFVGASVTQRSASYSTIGVYDDFRIRGYALVDLRAGIESKDDRWKLTVWGKNITNEYYWNGVFQFIDTRFRQAAKPATYGVTLGFNY; translated from the coding sequence TTGTCTAATGACATAGTTGTCACCGCACAGAAGCGAAGGCAGTCAATCAACGACATCGGCCTTTCAATCACCGCTATCGGGTCCGAAGCACTGAAGGATCGCGGAATTTCGGATACGTCGGATCTTGTCAAGGTGGTGTCGGGCTTTACGTTCACGCCCACCATCAGCGGTCCGCCGGTTTATACCTTACGAGGGGTCGGTTTTTACGAATCGTCGTTGGCCGTTGCTCCTGCCGTGACTGTGTATGTCGATGAGGCACCTCTTGCCTTTCCCATCATGACCCAGGTCAGCGTTCTGGATGTGGAGCGCGTCGAAGTGCTTAAGGGACCTCAGGGGACTCTCTATGGCGAAAACTCAACGGGAGGGGCAATCAACTACATCCTCGCAAGGCCGACGGGTGAATTCGCAGCAGGCGGCACGGCCAGTTACGGACATTTGTCACCGCTAGATCTAGCCGGTTACGTGAGCGGTCCGATAAGCGACACGTTGAGAGCGCGCTTGTCGTTTCGCGCAATTGAGGGAGGTGAGTGGCAAAAAAGCTACACCCGCGACGCCTCTCTTGGTGCGACCCGCCAGCTTTCCGCACGTCTATTGTTGGATTGGACGCCAACGGACCGACTAAAGATGTCATTTAATTTCAACGGATGGCGTGACAACTCCGATTTTGCGGCCAACCAGCTACAGGCGGTCACTTGCTCGCTTCCTAGCAACTGCTATCTTAACGGATACCCGACAGCCCCCAAAAATGCGCGAGCTGCCGATTGGAGTCCTGAATGGCCGATGCGGATGCACGACCGCTTTTTTCAAACAGTCGTTCGGGCCGATTATGAGATTTCACCGGAGATCACACTTACGTCACTCACCGGCTATCAGAATCTGAAAACACTTAAATACTCCGACTCAGACGCAACTGACATCCAGAACCTGGATACACGGACAAGTGGCAAGATCGAGTCCTTCAACGAGGAGTTGCGATTGTCCGGCAAGACCGGGCCGGTTAATTGGGTCGGCGGCGGTTATTATGCGCACGCAAAGATCTTCGACGAATTCTACTATGCGACCCGTTTCCTGTCTTCGGCGCTTGTAATTCCCGGTATCCCGGCATTTACAAGCACGGAGACGCCAACAGATACCCGCCTCAACACCTACGCTCTGTTTGGCAACGCAGACGTTAAACTGAGCCCTAACCTGTCCGTAATAGCTGGTGCGCGATATACTTGGTCGCGGCGTGCTTTTGACGGCTGTACACGGGATATCGATGGTGCGCTGGCCGCAGACGTCAATTTCCTCCAGCAGCTCTTCACGGGCCAGCTAGCGAGGCCCGCGGTAAAGGGTGGGTGCATCGTCCTGGACGACAATTTCTTGCCAACAAACGTCGTGGAACAACTGAACCAGAACAGCCTGTCATGGCGTTTAGGCTTAAACCAAAAATTCGAAAGCGGAGTTTTACTCTACACCAGCGTTAGCAAGGGTTACAAGGCAGGCAGCATTCCTGCCGTATCGTCGACAAGCGTGATACAGTTTCGGCCCGTTCCGCAGGAATCTCTGCTCGCTTATGAAGTGGGCGTAAAGGCACCTTTGCTGGATCGCGCACTGCAGGTTAATGCAAGCGCATTCTACTATAACTACAAGGACAAGCAGCTTCGTGGACGTATTCTCGATCCCTTTTTCGGGCTACTCGAAACGTTGGTGAGCATTCCCAAGTCGCGTGTGTGGGGCCTGGAGGGAGAGATCATTGCGAGGCCTATGCAGGGCCTGACACTTAGCGGATCCGTTACCTATCTGAATACAAGAGTCCAGCGGTTTTCCGGTGTCGATATTAATCGCGACGTTGTGAATTTCGCCGGTGCCCAGTTCCCCTATTCGCCAAAATGGCAGTCGGTGGGCGATGCCCAATATGTTTGGGCAATCGGCGGCATCAAACAGGCTTTTGTCGGAGCCAGCGTGACGCAGCGCAGTGCGTCATATTCTACGATCGGCGTCTATGACGACTTCCGTATCCGAGGCTATGCGCTTGTCGATCTGCGTGCAGGTATCGAGAGCAAAGACGATCGCTGGAAGCTAACGGTCTGGGGCAAAAACATCACGAATGAATATTATTGGAATGGTGTGTTCCAGTTTATCGACACGCGGTTTCGTCAGGCTGCCAAACCTGCGACCTACGGTGTGACACTCGGTTTCAATTATTGA
- a CDS encoding Rieske 2Fe-2S domain-containing protein produces MSEEVGPGQLMGCEFLGGRVIAVRGDSGVVRVQSAYCPHMGADLSQGRVIGENVECAFHRWQYDGGGQCVMTGIGDPAPSAARIYNFPTIEKFGIVWAYNGVQPKWELPELDKKIDGLVQRNFITDEYSCDGWVFSCNTPDMQHIKAVHGIQFKHDDPHKDVRWLENGFDYAISADHQGGVAIDWIVGIRGSSFFWQQGTYEGWWMAAALGYSCPRPGFHRAYVSIFVENAGDTPEGKSLTQERLDIATDLIRRTAEEDRDILNTIHYAPGVMTRGDTSLGRYLQMLRSFPRSNPAADFIR; encoded by the coding sequence TTGTCTGAGGAGGTCGGTCCCGGTCAGTTGATGGGTTGCGAGTTTCTCGGTGGCCGGGTGATCGCGGTCCGCGGGGATAGTGGCGTGGTTAGGGTGCAGAGTGCCTATTGCCCTCATATGGGCGCAGACTTGTCGCAGGGGCGCGTGATTGGCGAAAATGTCGAATGCGCTTTCCATCGGTGGCAATATGACGGCGGCGGGCAGTGCGTGATGACTGGGATCGGTGATCCGGCGCCGAGTGCTGCGCGTATCTACAATTTCCCGACGATAGAGAAATTTGGAATCGTTTGGGCGTATAACGGAGTTCAGCCTAAGTGGGAGCTCCCCGAGCTTGATAAAAAAATCGATGGTCTGGTACAACGCAATTTCATAACGGATGAATATAGCTGCGACGGGTGGGTCTTCTCCTGCAACACGCCCGACATGCAGCACATCAAGGCCGTGCACGGCATCCAGTTCAAGCATGACGATCCTCACAAAGATGTGCGTTGGCTTGAGAATGGGTTCGATTATGCCATTTCGGCAGATCATCAGGGCGGTGTCGCGATCGACTGGATCGTAGGCATCCGGGGAAGCAGTTTTTTCTGGCAACAAGGCACTTACGAAGGTTGGTGGATGGCGGCGGCGCTGGGTTACAGCTGTCCCCGACCGGGCTTTCACCGTGCTTATGTTTCGATATTCGTCGAAAACGCCGGCGATACCCCAGAAGGCAAGTCGCTTACTCAGGAGCGGCTAGACATCGCGACGGACTTGATCCGCCGAACCGCCGAGGAAGATCGGGATATTCTCAATACTATTCACTATGCTCCGGGCGTGATGACTCGCGGCGACACATCGCTTGGCCGGTATCTTCAAATGCTGCGTTCTTTTCCGCGCTCCAATCCAGCAGCAGATTTCATCAGGTGA
- a CDS encoding Leu/Phe/Val dehydrogenase, translated as MVRSSYGSDFPERQHVINDPETGVRGIIAIHSTVLGPAAGGCRFWHYENDVDMVQDAVRLARGMSYKNAMADLPFGGGKAVLQRPKGDFDRATIFRIFAEAVEDLGGAYVTAEDVGTTIDDMKAIRRHTRYVAGLAPQPGKAGGDPSPWTALGVFESMKVAARFALDADLSDLTIAVQGTGNVGGGLCSLLAQAGAKLIIADVTPGRRDVLAATHGATIVDVSEIAGVQADVFAPCALGGALNERTIPMLKARVICGGANNQLATPADGEALLARGITYAPDYVVNAGGIINVAAEYLGETTDQVRERVHRIGSRLRTVLDQASREHLPVNVVADRLAQQIITEGAKVAA; from the coding sequence ATGGTTCGAAGCTCTTACGGTTCAGATTTTCCAGAGCGGCAGCATGTCATCAACGATCCCGAAACTGGGGTTCGCGGAATTATCGCGATTCACTCCACGGTACTGGGACCAGCGGCCGGAGGCTGTCGGTTTTGGCATTATGAAAACGACGTGGACATGGTGCAGGATGCCGTTCGACTTGCGCGCGGGATGAGCTACAAAAACGCCATGGCAGATTTGCCGTTTGGTGGTGGCAAGGCAGTACTACAGCGCCCGAAAGGCGATTTTGATCGGGCCACAATTTTCCGGATTTTTGCCGAAGCCGTCGAGGACCTTGGCGGTGCTTACGTCACTGCGGAAGACGTCGGGACAACGATCGACGACATGAAAGCCATCCGCCGTCACACCCGATACGTGGCCGGCCTGGCCCCCCAACCCGGCAAGGCAGGCGGTGACCCCTCACCCTGGACTGCGCTTGGCGTCTTTGAATCGATGAAGGTTGCAGCACGGTTCGCACTTGATGCCGATCTCAGCGATCTCACAATCGCCGTGCAGGGCACGGGTAACGTCGGTGGAGGGTTATGTTCGCTGTTGGCGCAAGCTGGCGCAAAGTTGATCATCGCCGATGTCACGCCGGGTCGGCGCGATGTGCTTGCTGCCACTCATGGTGCAACTATCGTCGATGTGAGCGAAATTGCCGGTGTCCAGGCCGATGTCTTTGCTCCGTGTGCGCTTGGTGGCGCGCTCAATGAGCGCACGATTCCCATGCTCAAAGCGAGGGTGATCTGCGGCGGCGCCAATAACCAACTTGCGACGCCCGCAGATGGTGAAGCTCTGCTTGCCCGGGGGATCACTTACGCCCCTGACTACGTCGTAAATGCCGGTGGCATCATCAATGTTGCAGCCGAGTATCTCGGCGAAACCACCGATCAAGTGAGGGAGCGTGTCCATCGCATTGGGTCAAGGCTCCGTACCGTCCTTGACCAGGCGTCCCGCGAGCATCTCCCGGTGAACGTTGTGGCAGACCGGCTGGCGCAGCAGATTATCACAGAAGGAGCAAAGGTAGCAGCTTGA
- a CDS encoding RidA family protein: MALQKNVLNFRAVEKDFSFSQAVRAGNLLFVSGCVSWDENANPVAVGDMAAQMDNVYKDLGRTLAAYNLTFNNVVKETMYTRDMDAMVGTASVRAGYYADCAPPASTWIEISRLVHPDLLLEVEIVATFD, translated from the coding sequence ATGGCTCTTCAAAAAAACGTCCTCAACTTTCGAGCTGTCGAAAAAGATTTCTCGTTCAGCCAAGCCGTGCGTGCGGGAAACCTGCTTTTCGTATCCGGCTGCGTAAGCTGGGACGAGAATGCAAACCCGGTCGCTGTAGGCGACATGGCGGCCCAGATGGACAATGTGTACAAAGATCTTGGACGAACACTCGCCGCTTACAATTTGACCTTCAACAACGTCGTGAAGGAAACCATGTATACGCGTGATATGGACGCCATGGTCGGGACTGCTTCTGTGCGTGCCGGCTATTATGCGGATTGTGCACCGCCAGCTTCGACGTGGATTGAAATTTCGCGGCTGGTCCATCCCGATTTGCTGCTTGAGGTAGAGATCGTGGCGACATTTGATTGA